A stretch of DNA from Rhodococcus sp. NBC_00297:
GTCGAGGTCCGCCGTCACCGCCGGGTTGTTGCATCCAGGCCACGTGCAGTACTGGTCGCGGGCACGGACGAACGTCTCGAGTGCCGCGCTGGGCCGGTACGGGTCGGCCGGCTGATGGGCTGCGGGCGTCGCGTCCATCCGTCGACGCACGGCATCGGAACGGTTCGCCAGATCCCGCAGGTGGTCGGGCGAGATGACACCGTGACCGTGCAGGAAGCCGGAGCGGCCGGAGGTGTCGGGGGCTGCACCTTCCGGGCTCGATGCAGCTGGGGTGGCCGCATCCAGGGTGGCCGCGTCACCGACCACGTGCACGACGACGGTGGTCGCGCTGATCGAGTCGGGGTCGGTCTCCGTGTGTGTGCACGTGGGATCGCCGCACTGACAACCGAATCCGGTGCCGGTGACGAGCGCGAACAGTGCGTCGGACGCGCGAGCGTTGCGGCTGCGCGGATCGCGTGAGCAGACGTTCGCAGCAAGAGCCTCGACACGGGTTGCGACGAGCAGCGCGTCCTCGGCCGCCAGGGTGGCACCGACGGCCGCCATGCCGTCGGGAGCGTTATCGACCCAGAAGGAGCGATTCTCCTTGGCCTTGATGCGCCTCTCGCGCACCGCATCAGGATCATGACGATGAACGACGCAGTCGACCATGTCCCGAAGCCGGGTGTCGGACCACGAACGGCGACGCCGAAGGGCGGCAGCGATCTCGGCGTCGACCTCGTCGGCGTAGTCGCGGCCGTCGACCAGATCGGTACGTGTGACGATGGTGTGCAGGTGTTTCGGCGCGAGCAGCCCGTCCCGCAGACACTCTGCGACACGCGGCAGGCGATCGCGCAACACGAGGGCGCGAAAGAGAATGCCGTCGGCGGCACCCTGACTGACGGACAGCACGGTGGCGATGCGGGCGGCGCACTGCGTCGCCGCGTCCAGGCGTCGGCGGTCCGAGGCCTCGACCGGCGCGACGATCAGGGCGTGGAGGTGCGCGGCCGCCCGGTAGCGAGTCCACTCCAGGAAGCCGAGGCCGGCGGTCGCGTGAACGACGGTGTCCAGAGCCTCCTCGATCGACGCATCGGTCAGCGCCACCGGAAGGCCCATGGCCTCCGGATCCTGCTGCGCCCACCCCGACTCGAACATGTGTGCGAAGATAACAGGAGCCACCGACACCGTCAGAAATGTCGACGAGCAAGGTCTGCCGCCAGTTCCGCGACGCGTGTCCGCGCCTCGTGCGGCTCCACCACCTCGAGGTGATCGGCGAACTGCAGCAGTTGCCGTACCCCCTCGATGGTCGAGTATCTGATCGACATCTGCGTCCAGCCGTCTCCGGCGGGCTCGCTCGCGGTGATGCGCGATCCGAGCACACGGTGGGCGAGATCTGTTCTGTTCGAACGGAGACGAGCCGTGACGATCACGTCGCCGGGCGCCTCCACCGCCGCGGACAGCTCGGACCACACACCGCGCAGGCCGACGGAACGATGGTGACTCGACTCGCCCGTGACCTCGTACCCGTCCAACCGCGCCAGTGCGAACAGCCGTCCGCGCCCACCGACGTCGGCGACCAGATACCACCGTCCGGCCTTCGCGGCGAGACCGTACGGATCGACCACCACCGCTTCTGCCTCGAGCGCTCCGCTTCGCCTGTAGCGCAGGAGGAGTCGGCGGTCGGAACGAAGGTCGAGTGCCAGATCCCCGACGTTCACGACGTCACGACCGGGTGCGAACCAGCTCGTGTTGTCGACGACGACCAGCTCCGCGAGACTGCGGCTCGCCGCCTCGACGCCTGCTCGACGCGCCGCGATCTTGCGCATCGCCATGTCGTGCGTCCCGGTCACACCGAGTCGCTCACGCTGCTCCTCGTCGAGACCGGCGAGCGTCACCGCGTCCATCTCTGCCGGCTCGAGGTACGACGCATTGAGTCGTGCCCCCGGCAACAGCACGATCCCGCCGTGCCGTCCTCGCTCGGCGTACACCGGCACCCCGGCGGCCGACAGGGCATCGACATCGCGCAGCACTGTGCGCCGACTCACCTCGAGACGTTCCGCGAGTTCACCCGTGGTGATGCGGTGCCGGGTCTGCAGCAGCAGTAGAAGGGCGAGAAGTCGGGAGGACGTCATGACAGGAATTGTGCGCCGAATAGGTGACGGCTTCTGGCAGGTATGGCGCGCTTCATGGAGTCCGTCATCCACCTCACTCACACAGGAGCGTCCTCGTGCCCGCACCCAATCTGTTTCTCGTCTACGTCACCGACATCGACCGCGCGACCGACTTCTACAGTCGGCTGTTCGACATCGAGGCGACCTTCCGCAGCCCCCGCTACGTCGCCTTCGACGCGGGCGGAACCGTCACGTTCGCTCTGTGGAGCGGGCGCCCCGACCATGCGCACTCGGCCACTCCGCGGACGTCCGAGATCGGGGTGATGCTGCCCGGCCCGGCGTCGAGGATCGACGACGTGTTCCGGGACTGGTCCACGACGGCCGGACTCGTCGTCGTCGAATCGCCCCACGACGACGTGTTCGGTCGGACGTTCGTGGTCGCCGACCCGGACGGCAACCTCGTCCGGGTCGCCCCCGTCGACTGACCCGAGCGTGACGGCCACCACACTCGATTGACCGTGACGCAGCGACACAGTTACCTTCTGTCCACCTTCTATGCGTTATCGCATAGAACCGACGGAGCGGGGTTCCATGGCACTGCATCAGGCACCACCCACCACCTCGCTGTCAGGGCGAGGCCGCGCGCTGGCGCTCCTCGTCATCTGCGCGGCCGAGTTGCTGGTGGTCCTCGACAACACCATCGTCAACGTCGCGCTGCCGTCCATCGGCGTCGAGCTCCAGACCTCGATGTCCGGCCTGCAGTGGGTGGTCGACGCCTACACACTGACGTTCGCCGGCTTCCTGTTGGCGCTCGGGCACTTCGGCGATCGGTACGGACGCTGCCGCGTCATGATCATCGGCCTGCTCGGGGTGGCGGCGCTGTCTGTGGTGGGGGCGCTGTCGAGTGACCTCGACCAGGTCATCGCGGCACGCGCCGTCATGGGCGTCTTCGCGGCGGCAGTGTTCCCGGCGACGCTGGCCATGATCATCACCATCTTCACCGACCCCCGCGAGAAGGCACTGGCCATCGCCGCCTGGACGGCCATGGCCGGCTTCGCCATCGCGATCGGTCCGACCGCGGGTGGCTATCTGCTGGAACACTTCTCGTGGCACTCGGTCTTCTGGATCAACGTGCCCGTGGCACTCGTCGTGGCCCTCGCCGCTCGGGTTCTGGTCCCGGAGTCGCGCGCCGAGCACGTCGGCCGCTTCGACGTCGTCGGACTCGTGTCCTCCTTGGTGGCGATCACGGCACTGGTGTGGACGATCATCGAGGCCCCGCATCGCGGATGGCTGTCGGCCACCTCCCTCGCCGGCTACGCGCTCTCCGCCGTGGCGATCGCCGGCTTCCTCGCGTGGGAGAAGCGCACAGCCGCTCCGGTTCTCGATCTGACTCTGTTCGCGAACCGTCGCTTCTCGCTCCCGGCCCTGTCGATCGCCGTCGGCTACTTCTCCATGTTCGGCTTCCTGTTCATGATCACCCAGTACTTCCAGGGCGTCCGCGAGTACTCACCGCTCGAGTTCGGCCTGCACTCACTGCCGTTCGCGGTGGCCGTGGGTGTGGGCGCACCGATCGCCACGCTGATCGCTCAGCGCTTCGGTGCCACCGCCGTCATCGTGCTGGGTCTGCTCATCGTCAGCACGGGGATGGCCATCGCCGGCCAGACCACCGTGGACACGCCCTACGTCGGCCCGGTATTGCTGTCGATGGTCCTCATGGGGCTGGGACTGGCCGTCGTCCAGGGACCCGCGACCGACTCCATCATGTCCGCGGTCGACCTGGACGGCGCAGGCGCCGGGTCGG
This window harbors:
- a CDS encoding MFS transporter, translating into MALHQAPPTTSLSGRGRALALLVICAAELLVVLDNTIVNVALPSIGVELQTSMSGLQWVVDAYTLTFAGFLLALGHFGDRYGRCRVMIIGLLGVAALSVVGALSSDLDQVIAARAVMGVFAAAVFPATLAMIITIFTDPREKALAIAAWTAMAGFAIAIGPTAGGYLLEHFSWHSVFWINVPVALVVALAARVLVPESRAEHVGRFDVVGLVSSLVAITALVWTIIEAPHRGWLSATSLAGYALSAVAIAGFLAWEKRTAAPVLDLTLFANRRFSLPALSIAVGYFSMFGFLFMITQYFQGVREYSPLEFGLHSLPFAVAVGVGAPIATLIAQRFGATAVIVLGLLIVSTGMAIAGQTTVDTPYVGPVLLSMVLMGLGLAVVQGPATDSIMSAVDLDGAGAGSAVNDTTREIGGTLGVAVLGSIVASVYSARVTPLLDAVPSSLMTDGEKGFASETVIAVIEMAKRPTPSLFEQQKAELILAMKSASLEGFQFASYVTVSACLACAVAVAICMPWKPAADSVLAAARTRRR
- a CDS encoding helix-turn-helix transcriptional regulator, whose translation is MTSSRLLALLLLLQTRHRITTGELAERLEVSRRTVLRDVDALSAAGVPVYAERGRHGGIVLLPGARLNASYLEPAEMDAVTLAGLDEEQRERLGVTGTHDMAMRKIAARRAGVEAASRSLAELVVVDNTSWFAPGRDVVNVGDLALDLRSDRRLLLRYRRSGALEAEAVVVDPYGLAAKAGRWYLVADVGGRGRLFALARLDGYEVTGESSHHRSVGLRGVWSELSAAVEAPGDVIVTARLRSNRTDLAHRVLGSRITASEPAGDGWTQMSIRYSTIEGVRQLLQFADHLEVVEPHEARTRVAELAADLARRHF
- a CDS encoding HNH endonuclease signature motif containing protein gives rise to the protein MFESGWAQQDPEAMGLPVALTDASIEEALDTVVHATAGLGFLEWTRYRAAAHLHALIVAPVEASDRRRLDAATQCAARIATVLSVSQGAADGILFRALVLRDRLPRVAECLRDGLLAPKHLHTIVTRTDLVDGRDYADEVDAEIAAALRRRRSWSDTRLRDMVDCVVHRHDPDAVRERRIKAKENRSFWVDNAPDGMAAVGATLAAEDALLVATRVEALAANVCSRDPRSRNARASDALFALVTGTGFGCQCGDPTCTHTETDPDSISATTVVVHVVGDAATLDAATPAASSPEGAAPDTSGRSGFLHGHGVISPDHLRDLANRSDAVRRRMDATPAAHQPADPYRPSAALETFVRARDQYCTWPGCNNPAVTADLDHVTEYDHDDPAAGGQTTAVNLNGKCRFHHTLKTFTDFLDDQYPDPELPGRVLSTVTTPEGRTVPGPAHNGYDLHPELADVTFDDPVVHPPPGTESPPTRRRTRLAAVHARRRAERARNRRAREAAAIDDPPPF
- a CDS encoding VOC family protein — its product is MPAPNLFLVYVTDIDRATDFYSRLFDIEATFRSPRYVAFDAGGTVTFALWSGRPDHAHSATPRTSEIGVMLPGPASRIDDVFRDWSTTAGLVVVESPHDDVFGRTFVVADPDGNLVRVAPVD